Proteins found in one Triticum aestivum cultivar Chinese Spring chromosome 4D, IWGSC CS RefSeq v2.1, whole genome shotgun sequence genomic segment:
- the LOC123096098 gene encoding flavin mononucleotide hydrolase 1, chloroplatic → MVSLLPRAPYLACLGNPTARASTSSLRLPAMSSSAPAPAATAAAEPEASRPRKMPVLLFDVMDTVVRDPFYDHIPSFFQMSMKELLESKHPTSWSEFEMGLINEGQLAVKFFNDGRSFDLEGLKACMVRAYEYVDGVEDILCSLKQNNYEVHAFTNYPVWYQLIEEKLKLSKYLSWTFCSCHVGIRKPSPDFYLHAVDHLNIDPGNCIFIDDRMVNIEAALSVGMVGLHFKNAEALKNDLCSLGVELAPLVLEDETEVQ, encoded by the exons ATGGTCTCCTTGCTCCCTCGCGCACCCTACCTTGCCTGCCTCGGCAATCCCACCGCCCGCGCGTCCACCTCCTCGCTGCGACTGCCGGCCATGTCTtcctccgcccccgcccccgcggccacggcggcggcagagccggAGGCGTCCCGCCCAAGGAAGATGCCGGTGCTCTTATTTGACGTCATGGACACCGTCGTCCGCGACCCCTTCTACGACCACATCCCCTCCTTCTTCCA AATGTCCATGAAGGAACTCCTAGAAAGCAAGCATCCAACATCATGGTCCGAATTTGAGATGGGGCTGATTAATGAG GGCCAGCTGGCCGTAAAATTCTTCAATGATGGCAGATCTTTTGATTTGGAAG GTCTGAAAGCATGCATGGTGAGAGCATACGAGTATGTTGATGGTGTTGAAGATATTCTTTGCAGTTTAAAGCAAAACAACTATGAAGTGCATGCTTTTACAAATTATCCAGTGTG GTACCAGTTGATCGAGGAAAAGTTAAAGCTGTCGAAGTATCTGTCATGGACATTCTGTTCTTGTCACGTTG GAATACGCAAACCTTCACCGGATTTTTACCTTCATGCCGTGGATCATCTCAATATCGATCCAGGAAACTGCATTTTCATTGATGACAG GATGGTAAACATCGAAGCGGCCCTTAGTGTAGGAATGGTCGGTTTGCATTTTAAAAATGCCGAGGCACTAAAGAATGATTTGTGCTCATTGGGAGTTGAATTGGCACCTCTTGTGCTTGAAGATGAAACTGAAGTTCAGTAA